The following proteins come from a genomic window of Candidatus Blochmanniella vafra str. BVAF:
- the murI gene encoding glutamate racemase: MMSNQDIIYRYSTVLILDSGVGGLFFYETVRRIVPFVNYLYLIDNKCFPYGNCSEKFIIQRVILIIERICRFLKFDLVVIACNTISVVALSILQINFRFPIIGVVPEIQLACQCTKNGVVGILGTCRTVNNKYIFNSIKRFAYKKNIVLLGTSRLVELAESKVYGNLVSKLELIDILNPWLNLKKIPDTIVLGCTHFSWLKSELQSVLPVDSCLIDSSNRLINHIKYLLNSRCLKKKNKCYFDVLLYQNKAYYTMHTADIVKLRSILLFNYNFFSLEMLPI; this comes from the coding sequence ATGATGAGTAATCAAGATATTATTTACAGGTATTCGACTGTTTTAATTTTAGATTCTGGAGTAGGAGGTTTATTTTTTTATGAAACAGTTCGTAGAATAGTTCCATTTGTTAATTATTTATATTTAATTGATAATAAATGTTTTCCTTATGGAAATTGCTCAGAAAAATTTATTATTCAACGAGTGATTTTAATCATAGAAAGGATATGTAGATTTTTGAAATTTGATTTAGTGGTTATTGCATGTAATACTATTAGTGTAGTTGCATTAAGTATATTACAAATTAATTTTAGATTTCCTATTATAGGGGTAGTTCCTGAAATTCAATTGGCATGTCAATGTACTAAAAATGGGGTAGTAGGAATATTAGGGACGTGTCGTACTGTAAATAATAAATATATTTTTAATTCAATAAAACGTTTTGCATATAAAAAAAATATAGTTTTGTTGGGAACTTCTAGATTAGTGGAATTAGCTGAATCGAAAGTTTATGGTAATTTAGTTTCAAAATTGGAGTTAATTGATATTCTAAATCCTTGGTTGAATTTAAAAAAAATTCCTGACACAATAGTATTAGGATGTACTCATTTTTCTTGGTTGAAGTCGGAATTACAATCAGTACTACCAGTGGATAGTTGTTTAATAGATTCTAGTAATCGACTTATTAATCATATTAAATATTTGTTAAATTCACGATGTCTTAAAAAGAAGAATAAATGTTATTTTGATGTGTTGTTATATCAAAATAAAGCATATTATACTATGCATACCGCAGATATTGTAAAGTTACGGTCTATTTTACTGTTCAATTATAATTTTTTTTCTTTAGAAATGTTACCGATATAA
- the metF gene encoding methylenetetrahydrofolate reductase, translating to MSMFHATQQEILNRYLVELKENISVSFEFFPPKNAEMEKVLWHSVNKLSKLGPDFVSVTYGAYSGRREYTNRIIKDIKERTGLIAAPHLTCIDTTPEILRNIAWEYWNNNIRNIVALRGDQVVQRHSSSMYAVDLVSLLREVGDFDIAVAAYPEVHPEAKTPQSDLINLKKKIDAGASKVITQFFFDVEQYLRFRDLCVSVGIEIEIIPGILPIFNFSQLKRFITFTKVKVPNWMCIIFDGLDQDLDTQKMLGVFIAIDMVKILVKEGVRNFHFYTLNRSDLTYAVCHALGVKNKRHK from the coding sequence ATGAGCATGTTTCATGCTACTCAACAAGAAATATTAAATCGTTATTTGGTTGAATTAAAAGAAAATATTAGTGTATCGTTTGAATTTTTTCCTCCTAAGAATGCAGAAATGGAGAAAGTATTATGGCATTCTGTAAATAAATTAAGTAAATTAGGTCCTGATTTTGTTTCAGTAACGTATGGAGCATATTCTGGAAGAAGAGAATATACGAATAGGATTATTAAAGATATAAAAGAGCGTACTGGATTGATAGCAGCACCACATCTTACATGTATTGATACAACACCTGAAATTTTACGGAATATTGCTTGGGAATACTGGAATAATAATATTCGCAATATAGTCGCATTAAGAGGAGATCAGGTAGTACAAAGACATTCGTCATCTATGTATGCTGTAGATTTAGTTTCCTTACTAAGGGAAGTAGGAGATTTTGATATTGCAGTGGCTGCTTATCCAGAAGTTCATCCAGAAGCAAAGACTCCTCAATCAGATTTAATTAATTTAAAAAAAAAAATAGATGCTGGTGCAAGTAAAGTAATTACACAATTTTTTTTTGATGTTGAGCAGTATTTAAGGTTTAGAGATTTATGCGTTTCAGTAGGTATTGAAATAGAAATTATTCCTGGAATATTACCTATTTTCAATTTTAGTCAGTTAAAACGTTTCATTACTTTTACTAAAGTGAAAGTCCCGAACTGGATGTGTATAATCTTTGATGGATTAGATCAGGATTTAGATACTCAAAAGATGTTGGGTGTTTTTATCGCAATAGATATGGTAAAAATTTTAGTGAAGGAAGGAGTAAGAAATTTTCATTTTTATACTTTAAATCGATCAGATTTAACATATGCGGTATGTCATGCATTAGGTGTGAAGAATAAAAGGCATAAGTAA